A stretch of Actinomycetota bacterium DNA encodes these proteins:
- a CDS encoding PBP1A family penicillin-binding protein gives MRVMLRIGLIVFLCLALMTGGFLFWFYTGIGLPRLDSLGKLRLDQTSKIIAADGTVIAELHGEQNRENVTLDQICENLREAVIAIEDERFYQHGGVDWRAIARAFWTNVVQGQVVQGASTITQQYVKNTLTGKERTYWRKVEEASLAFQLERRYSKDKILEMYLNDVYFGQGCYGVKKACEVFFHKQPSELTLGEAALLAAVIRIPNYYSPYLNPGAAEARRNLVLDKMRDLGYITASEAAEAKAQRVEVGEDKMVKPIPEESPSTVAPYFVEYVKKYLYNLFAGDQDLRARFGDLSPDDIIFRGGLRVYTTLDLDMQRYAEEAIASTLDRPGDPAAALCAVDPRTGEIKAMVGGKDYSEQQYNIAAQGGRQPGSAFKVFVLTTAISNGISPYKTYDSSPTTLEFPDGTKWKVGNAEGSSYGTINLYAATVRSVNVVYARLIRDVGPQRVAQMAQAMGIKSNIPPYPSIALGSCEVNPLEMASAFGTLAYNGVYVPPTCVLRITDAGGEVLYEHAPKGKRVVREDVAAVVNSILQDAVRHGTGRAARIDRPQAGKTGTTDNYADAWFCGYTPDLSAAVWVGYPQGLVPMRSVHGITVYGGTFPAQIWKKFMEKALKDVPASEFPRAEFGYGDEEEESEWVTVTICTESGLLATSLCPHTESRTFRRGEEPTQQCTIHNPQNQRVNVPGVTGMSESGAVAAIRGVGLNPVVNYAYSDTAPKGTVIGQSPLAGTTVSAGSHVSITVSQGPSPQSRVPGVVGMSETAAKEALTGAGFTYKVVYSPSDPSLAGTVISQFPGAGASASPGAQVIITVGKT, from the coding sequence ATGCGCGTGATGCTCAGGATCGGCCTGATCGTTTTCCTCTGCCTGGCGCTGATGACGGGCGGCTTCCTCTTCTGGTTCTACACCGGCATAGGGCTTCCCCGTCTGGATAGCCTGGGCAAGCTGCGCCTGGACCAGACCTCCAAGATCATCGCCGCCGACGGCACGGTCATCGCGGAGCTGCACGGGGAGCAGAACCGCGAGAACGTCACCCTGGACCAGATCTGCGAGAACCTGCGGGAAGCGGTCATCGCCATCGAGGACGAGCGCTTCTACCAGCACGGTGGAGTGGACTGGAGGGCCATCGCCCGCGCCTTCTGGACCAACGTGGTGCAGGGCCAGGTGGTGCAGGGCGCCTCCACCATCACCCAGCAGTACGTGAAGAACACCCTTACCGGCAAGGAGAGGACCTACTGGAGGAAGGTGGAGGAGGCCAGCCTGGCCTTCCAGCTCGAGCGCAGATACTCCAAGGACAAGATCCTGGAGATGTATCTCAACGACGTCTATTTCGGGCAGGGTTGCTACGGGGTTAAGAAGGCCTGCGAGGTCTTCTTCCACAAGCAGCCCTCGGAGCTCACCCTCGGCGAGGCGGCGCTGCTGGCGGCGGTCATCCGCATCCCCAACTACTATTCGCCGTATCTCAACCCCGGCGCCGCCGAGGCGCGGCGAAACCTGGTCCTGGACAAGATGAGGGACCTGGGTTACATCACCGCCTCGGAGGCCGCGGAGGCCAAGGCGCAGCGGGTGGAGGTGGGCGAGGACAAGATGGTGAAACCGATACCCGAGGAGAGCCCCAGCACCGTCGCCCCCTACTTCGTAGAGTACGTGAAGAAGTACCTCTACAACCTCTTCGCGGGCGACCAGGACCTGCGGGCGCGTTTCGGCGACCTATCCCCCGACGACATCATCTTCCGCGGAGGGCTGCGCGTTTACACCACCCTCGACCTGGATATGCAACGCTACGCCGAGGAGGCCATCGCCTCCACCCTGGACCGGCCCGGAGACCCCGCCGCAGCCCTGTGCGCGGTGGACCCCCGTACGGGGGAGATCAAGGCCATGGTGGGGGGAAAGGATTACAGCGAACAGCAGTACAACATCGCCGCCCAGGGGGGGCGTCAGCCGGGCTCCGCCTTCAAGGTCTTCGTGCTCACCACGGCCATAAGCAACGGCATCTCCCCCTACAAGACCTACGACTCCTCCCCCACCACCCTGGAGTTCCCCGACGGCACCAAGTGGAAGGTGGGCAATGCCGAGGGCTCGAGCTACGGGACCATAAACCTTTATGCCGCCACCGTGCGCTCCGTCAACGTGGTATACGCGCGGCTGATCCGCGACGTCGGCCCCCAGAGGGTGGCGCAGATGGCCCAGGCCATGGGCATCAAATCCAACATCCCTCCCTACCCCTCCATCGCCCTAGGGAGCTGCGAGGTCAATCCCCTGGAGATGGCCAGCGCCTTCGGGACCCTGGCCTACAACGGCGTCTACGTCCCCCCTACCTGCGTGCTGAGGATCACCGACGCCGGCGGAGAGGTCCTCTACGAGCATGCCCCCAAGGGTAAGCGGGTGGTGCGCGAGGACGTGGCGGCGGTGGTCAACTCCATCCTCCAGGACGCGGTGCGCCACGGCACGGGCCGCGCCGCTCGCATCGACCGCCCCCAGGCGGGCAAGACGGGCACCACCGACAACTATGCCGACGCCTGGTTCTGCGGCTACACCCCCGACCTCTCGGCGGCGGTATGGGTGGGGTACCCCCAGGGCCTGGTCCCCATGCGCAGCGTGCACGGCATCACCGTCTATGGGGGCACCTTCCCCGCCCAGATCTGGAAGAAGTTCATGGAGAAGGCCCTGAAGGACGTGCCGGCCAGCGAGTTCCCCCGGGCGGAGTTCGGGTACGGAGACGAAGAGGAGGAATCGGAGTGGGTCACCGTGACCATCTGCACCGAGAGCGGGCTCCTGGCGACCTCCCTGTGTCCTCATACCGAGTCGCGCACCTTCCGGCGCGGCGAGGAGCCCACCCAGCAGTGCACCATCCACAACCCTCAGAACCAGCGCGTCAACGTGCCGGGGGTGACGGGGATGTCCGAGAGCGGCGCGGTGGCGGCCATACGCGGCGTGGGACTCAATCCGGTGGTCAACTACGCCTACTCGGACACCGCCCCCAAGGGCACGGTGATCGGCCAGTCCCCCCTGGCGGGCACCACCGTCAGCGCGGGCTCCCACGTCTCCATAACCGTGAGCCAGGGGCCTTCGCCTCAGTCCAGGGTGCCCGGCGTGGTGGGCATGAGCGAGACCGCGGCCAAGGAGGCCCTGACGGGCGCCGGCTTCACCTACAAGGTGGTCTACAGTCCCTCGGATCCCTCCCTGGCGGGCACGGTCATCAGCCAGTTCCCGGGCGCCGGGGCGTCCGCGAGCCCCGGAGCGCAGGTCATCATCACCGTGGGAAAGACCTGA
- a CDS encoding tetratricopeptide repeat protein, with product MSEGFNLLEQGERLLAENRLEEAIERFRRYLDDYPEDVDGQYQLGIALYEKGELEEAVLRFERVRDLNPEDPRGYDGLALVMMERGDYGAAAELYRRALEMDPENVDLLNELGIAYHELGEEEMALEAYEKAIQLEPNFGYPYYNKARLLAGRGYHEEAIHNLETAISLYKGEREKLIDVLFELAAVYEDILDDERATQTYSEILLLDPENLEALGCLGSIHLDNCDYEKAAAYFDRLIRLDPQNDNAYLEKGYAVGCMGDVEAELQYLDKCLAINPRNKYALSNKGAALMERGMLEEAERFLRAAVEVDPGYSWPYYNLACLYALRGDKERSLDHLRRALDLDPELKEDALRDSCLEGLRHHKSFRELLE from the coding sequence ATGAGCGAGGGATTCAACCTCCTTGAGCAGGGAGAACGGCTGCTGGCCGAGAACCGCCTGGAGGAGGCCATAGAGCGCTTCCGGCGCTACCTGGACGATTATCCCGAGGACGTTGACGGGCAGTACCAGCTGGGCATAGCCCTTTACGAGAAAGGGGAGCTCGAGGAGGCGGTGCTGCGCTTCGAGAGGGTGAGGGACCTGAACCCGGAGGACCCCCGCGGCTATGACGGCCTGGCCCTGGTGATGATGGAGCGCGGCGACTACGGGGCGGCGGCAGAGCTCTACCGCCGAGCGCTGGAGATGGACCCGGAGAACGTGGATCTCCTCAACGAGCTGGGCATCGCCTACCACGAGCTTGGCGAGGAGGAGATGGCCCTGGAGGCCTACGAGAAGGCCATCCAGCTCGAGCCCAACTTCGGCTATCCCTACTACAACAAGGCGAGGCTGCTGGCGGGAAGGGGATACCATGAAGAGGCCATCCACAACCTGGAGACCGCCATAAGCCTGTACAAGGGGGAGCGCGAGAAGCTCATCGACGTCCTCTTCGAGCTGGCGGCGGTCTACGAGGACATCCTCGACGACGAGAGAGCCACCCAGACCTACAGCGAGATCCTCCTCCTGGACCCCGAGAACCTGGAGGCCCTGGGCTGCCTGGGCTCCATCCATCTCGACAACTGCGACTACGAGAAGGCGGCGGCCTACTTCGACCGCCTCATCCGCCTCGACCCTCAGAACGACAACGCCTACCTCGAGAAGGGCTATGCCGTGGGCTGCATGGGGGACGTGGAGGCGGAGCTCCAGTACCTGGACAAGTGCCTGGCCATAAACCCCCGCAACAAGTACGCCCTCAGCAACAAGGGGGCGGCGCTCATGGAGCGGGGCATGCTCGAGGAGGCGGAGCGCTTTCTGCGCGCGGCGGTGGAGGTGGATCCCGGGTACTCCTGGCCGTACTACAACCTCGCCTGCCTCTATGCCCTGAGGGGGGACAAGGAGCGGAGCCTGGACCACCTCAGGCGGGCCCTGGACCTCGACCCCGAGCTCAAGGAGGACGCCCTGAGGGACTCCTGCCTGGAGGGCCTCCGGCATCACAAGTCGTTCCGGGAACTGCTCGAGTAG
- a CDS encoding tyrosine--tRNA ligase, which translates to MKVILSGAAECLPEGDLAAKVERAIAEERPLRVKLGVDPTRPDLHLGHAVPLRKLRQFQDLGHTAILLIGDFTALVGDPSARDVTRPQLTPEEVRANAATYAEQAFRILDRERTVLEYNSRWLAPLTFAELLRLTAHFTVARLLERDDFARRYASNLSIGLHEFLYPVMQAYDSVALEADVEIGGTDQIFNLLAGRELQRDLGQEPQSVLTLPILVGLDGEKKMSKSLGNYVGLTDPPEEMFGKLMSLSDELMPDYFRLTTPLEPGEVDALLADLESGAIHPMRAKRRLAAEVVGLYWGPEAAEEAERAFDRVHVEREAPEEIPVAEIDPRELAGGAIWLPRLLALAGLASSSSEGKRLVAQGGIRLGDRVVDDVDLELTREELEGLLIQKGKRHFRLIRLGEGDGS; encoded by the coding sequence ATGAAGGTGATCCTCTCGGGCGCGGCGGAGTGCCTGCCCGAGGGAGACCTCGCGGCCAAGGTGGAGAGGGCCATTGCGGAGGAGCGGCCCCTGAGGGTAAAGCTGGGGGTGGACCCCACCCGACCCGACCTCCACCTCGGGCACGCCGTGCCCCTGCGCAAGCTGCGGCAGTTCCAGGACCTCGGCCACACCGCCATCCTCCTCATCGGTGACTTCACCGCCCTGGTGGGAGACCCCTCCGCGCGCGACGTCACCCGTCCCCAGCTCACTCCGGAAGAGGTCAGGGCCAATGCCGCCACCTACGCCGAGCAGGCCTTCCGCATCCTGGACAGGGAAAGGACGGTGCTGGAATACAACAGCCGCTGGCTGGCGCCCCTGACCTTCGCCGAGCTCCTGCGGCTCACCGCCCATTTCACCGTGGCCCGCCTGCTGGAACGCGACGATTTCGCGAGGCGCTACGCCTCCAACCTCTCCATCGGCCTGCACGAGTTCCTCTACCCGGTGATGCAGGCCTACGACTCGGTGGCCCTGGAGGCGGACGTGGAGATCGGGGGCACGGACCAAATCTTCAACCTCCTGGCGGGAAGGGAGCTGCAGCGCGACCTCGGACAGGAGCCCCAGAGCGTCCTCACCCTACCCATCCTGGTGGGCCTGGACGGGGAGAAGAAGATGTCCAAGAGCCTGGGCAACTACGTGGGCCTCACCGATCCCCCCGAGGAGATGTTCGGTAAGCTCATGTCCCTCTCCGACGAGCTCATGCCGGATTATTTCCGCCTCACCACCCCCCTGGAACCGGGGGAGGTGGACGCCCTACTTGCGGATCTGGAATCGGGAGCCATCCACCCCATGCGCGCCAAAAGGCGCTTGGCCGCGGAGGTGGTGGGCCTTTACTGGGGACCGGAGGCCGCGGAGGAGGCGGAGCGTGCCTTCGACCGCGTGCACGTGGAGAGGGAGGCGCCGGAGGAGATCCCGGTGGCGGAGATAGACCCACGGGAGCTCGCGGGCGGAGCCATCTGGCTTCCCCGCCTTCTGGCGCTGGCCGGGCTGGCCTCTTCCAGCAGCGAGGGAAAGCGACTGGTGGCCCAGGGGGGGATAAGACTGGGCGACCGCGTGGTGGACGACGTGGACCTGGAGCTCACGCGCGAGGAGCTGGAGGGCCTGCTCATCCAGAAGGGAAAACGGCACTTCCGCCTCATCAGGCTCGGGGAGGGGGACGGGAGTTGA
- a CDS encoding DUF2892 domain-containing protein, with the protein MVMQQNVGTLDRLARAALALGLLSLAWNRPGKPAVIAALNAGLLISSVASGYCPLYQLLKVNTVGKPI; encoded by the coding sequence ATGGTGATGCAGCAGAACGTGGGCACCCTCGACAGGTTGGCAAGGGCGGCCCTGGCATTGGGCCTCCTCTCGCTGGCGTGGAACAGGCCGGGTAAGCCGGCGGTGATAGCGGCCCTCAATGCCGGGTTGCTCATCTCCTCGGTGGCCTCCGGCTACTGCCCCCTCTACCAGCTCCTGAAGGTCAATACCGTGGGCAAGCCAATCTAA